From a region of the Gossypium raimondii isolate GPD5lz chromosome 10, ASM2569854v1, whole genome shotgun sequence genome:
- the LOC105777210 gene encoding putative lysine-specific demethylase JMJ16 — protein sequence MRKMKMINSNVKGRQAIGFNVEALQYNNIKFQVSIIRIGMELVRVCLEEKNDDISSVPPGFEPRALFTLKSKAQDTKRHERDNLICCSASTRAILVEKGTGLANDESSKITRSMSMRRRPWINYGQYDNSSEDEPDHGKLNQVSFFFPC from the exons atgagaaaaatgaagatGATAAATAGCAATGTAAAAGGTAGGCAAG CGATTGGGTTTAATGTAGAGGCTCTACAATACAACAACATCAAGTTTCAAGTTTCAA TAATACGGATAGGGATGGAACTTGTGAGAGTTTGTCTTGAAGAAAAGAATGATGATATTTCATCAGTTCCACCAGGTTTCGAGCCTCGTGCATTGTTTACCTTAAAGAGTAAGGCACAGGATACTAAAAGACATGAGCGTGATAATTTGATCTGTTGTTCAGCCTCTACTAGAGCCATTCTAGTTGAAAAGGGAACTGGGTTGGCCAATGATGAAAGTTCAAAGATTACAAGGTCAATGTCTATGAGGCGTCGACCTTGGATAAACTATGGTCAATATGATAACAGTTCAGAAGATGAACCCGATCATGGAAAGCTCAATCAAGTTAGTTTCTTCTTTCCTTGTTAA